A window of the Hypomesus transpacificus isolate Combined female chromosome 22, fHypTra1, whole genome shotgun sequence genome harbors these coding sequences:
- the ncapg gene encoding condensin complex subunit 3, with amino-acid sequence MTADSELEIKEAFQRAQKGHNNKAKLVASLKNRYNKLEDKTLFHDEFVSYLKYAMIVYKREPAVENVIEFVSKFATSFVSPPKEGEEEDEEEEEEEEEHPFLNYIFNFLLEAHKANSHAVRFRVCQLINKLLGSMAENAQIDDDLFDRIHQAMLVRVTDKFPNVRIQAALAMARLQEPQNHDCPTVKAYLLILENDANPEVRRAVLSCIAPSSLTLPKILKRTRDVKESVRKLAYQVLADKVHIRALSIAQRVSLLQQGLHDSSEAVREVMRCRLLPAWLRLLQGDVLELLHRLDVENCAQTALEMLSALFTVTPADELLQDRVQLDNRRLIPVEALSCESILYWRALCEFVKAKGDEGEEMLEQILPEAAIYADYLHGYLKDVPVLSEEQRADFGQLEMVMTKEFISQQLIHLTGCLDTNEEGGRKRVVAVLKDMLGLPQTPPSLVSLLTEKLLGLISDDHRRIQMMAEVISDVREPIVAVSAPVDENENRRKQVKLAEVKVRILEAKQALEECITDQEFNRAAQLKDSIIQLENHRNQMMQEATQSSQPDKETRTEKSDPETLLRCLTMCAELLKLLSIKTRMGPTMSAIISSLILPSIANAQPAVRNMAVVCLGTCALHSKELASTHMVLLLQIAQLDETKIRISALRAVIDLLLLYGFQLLSASPSPQPALPSYSSDSQEEEPGPVEKGEEDNSTAQCILKMLSDFLDSEVSELRTETSEGLAKLMYSGRISSAKLLSRLVLLWYNPLTEDDTRLRHCLGVFFQLYARESRTHQECVEECFLLTVRTLLNAPATSPLAEVDVTNVAELLVELTRPSSLIRPSNTEEVYVHDYLALRVCGEMLRDPTAPEVRLYAKVLSSLELSPNDTTRRDLLSLLQQITQVVKDRICLRAVEKLIGQLVDSKEQTELLNATALQPLDVNADEVASEDPSKSVKRPKRGQRKATTAKGSKKPSRTAESSEESDGENVPDSVPAVRQSRRAKTAALEKTRLDLSALINQEANTS; translated from the exons ATGACGGCGGACAGTGAATTGGAGATCAAAGAGGCGTTTCAACGCGCCCAGAAGGGACATAACAACAAGGCTAAACTAGTGGCTAGCTTAAAGAACCGTTACAACAAG TTGGAGGATAAGACCTTGTTCCACGACGAGTTTGTCAGCTACCTGAAGTACGCCATGATTGTGTACAAGCGTGAGCCGGCCGTGGAGAACGTGATTGAGTTTGTCTCTAAGTTTGCCACGAGCTTCGTTTCTCCTCCCAAGGAAggcgaagaggaggatgaggaagaggaggaggaagaggaggagcatcCGTTCTTGAACTACATCTTCAACTTCTTGTTGGAG GCTCACAAAGCCAACAGCCACGCTGTGCGCTTCCGTGTGTGTCAGCTCATCAACAAGCTCCTGGGCAGCATGGCCGAAAACGCCCAGATTGATGACGACCTGTTTGACAGGATCCACCAGGCCATGCTGGTCCGCGTCACAGACAAGTTCCCCAACGTCAGGATCCAGGCTGCGCTGGCCATGGCCCGACTCCAGGAGCCCCAGAATCACGACTGTCCCACAGTCAAAG CCTATCTGTTGATCCTGGAGAATGACGCCAACCCGGAGGTGCGTCgagctgtcctctcctgcaTCGCCCCGTCTTCCCTCACCCTGCCCAAGATCCTCAAGCGCACAAGAGATGTCAAGGAGAGCGTCCGCAAACTTGCATACCAG GTCTTGGCAGACAAGGTTCACATCAGGGCACTGAGCATCGCCCAGAGAGTCAGCCTCTTGCAGCAGGGCCTGCATGACTCTTCag aggcagtgagggaggtGATGCGCTGCCGTCTGCTCCCGGCGTGGCTGCGTCTGCTGCAGGGCGATGTGCTGGAACTGCTCCACAGGCTGGACGTGGAGAACTGTGCCCAGACCGCCCTGGAGATGCTCAGCGCCCTCTTCACGGTCACCCCCGCTGACGAGCTGCTGCAAGACCGGGTTCAGCTGGACAACAG gaggctcATCCCAGTGGAGGCCCTGAGCTGTGAGAGCATACTCTACTGGAGGGCCCTGTGTGAGTTTGTGAAGGCCAAGGgggacgagggggaggagatgctGGAGCAGATCCTCCCAGAAGCAGCCATCTACGCCGACTACCTCCATGG GTACCTGAAGGACGTGCCGGTGCTGTCCGAGGAGCAGCGGGCAGACTTTGGTCAGCTGGAGATGGTCATGACCAAGGAGTTCATCTCCCAGCAGCTCATCCACCTGACAGGCTGCCTGGACACCaacgaggagggggggag GAAGCGAGTGGTGGCCGTGCTGAAGGACATGCTGGGGCTGCCCcagactcccccctccctggtctccctgctcACAGAGAAACTCCTGGGCTTGATCTCGGACGACCACAGGCGCATCCAGATG ATGGCGGAGGTCATCTCGGATGTCAGAGAGCCCATCGTGGCGGTGAGTGCGCCGGTGGACGAGAACGAGAACCGCAGGAAGCAGGTCAAG CTGGCGGAGGTGAAAGTACGGATCCTGGAAGCCAAGCAAGCCCTGGAGGAGTGCATCACTGACCAGGAGTTCAACCGCGCCGCTCAGCTGAAGGACTCCATCATCCAGCTGGAGAACCACAGGAACCAGATGATGCAGGAGGCCACCCAGAGTAGCCAGCCAGACAAGGAGACACGCACAGAGAAG AGTGACCCAGAGACTCTGCTGAGGTGTCTTACCATGTGTGCGGAGCTCCTCAAGCTGTTGAGCATCAAGACGCGCATGGGACCCACTATGAGCGCCATCATCTCCTCACTG ATCCTGCCAAGCATAGCCAATGCCCAGCCAGCTGTTCGCAACATGGCTGTGGTGTGCCTGGGCACCTGTGCTCTCCACAGCAAAGAGCTGGCCAGCACACACATGGTGCTGTTGCTTCAG atcgCCCAGCTGGACGAGACCAAAATCCGCATCAGCGCCCTACGGGCCGTCATCgatctgctgctgctgtacgGCTTCCAGCTGCTCTcagccagcccctccccccagccagccTTGCCCTCTTATTCGTCTGATagccaggaggaggagccaggcccggtggagaagggggaggaggacaacaGCACAGCCCAGTGCATCCTGAAAATGCTCTCTGACTTCCTAgacagtgag GTGTCGGAGCTGCGGACCGAGACGTCGGAGGGTCTGGCCAAGCTGATGTACTCTGGGCGCATCTCCAGCGCCAAACTCCTCTCCCGCCTGGTGTTGCTGTGGTACAACCCTCTCACCGAGGACGACACCCGACTACGCCACTGCCTGGGCGTGTTCTTCCAGCTGTACGCCCGAGAGagcag GACTCACcaggagtgtgtggaggagtgtTTTCTGCTGACTGTGCGGACTCTGCTGAACGCCCCCGCTACGTCTCCCCTGGCTGAGGTGGACGTCACCAACGTGGCCGAGCTCCTGGTGGAGCTGACGCGCCCCAGCAGCCTCATCAGACCCTCCAACACAGAG GAGGTGTATGTCCATGACTACCTGgcgctgcgtgtgtgtggggagatgCTGAGGGACCCCACGGCCCCCGAGGTGCGTCTCTACGCCAAGGTTCTGAGCAGCCTGGAACTCAGCCCCAATGACACCACCCGGAGGGACCTGCTGTCCCTGCTGCAGCAGATCACACAG GTGGTAAAGGACCGTATTTGCCTCCGCGCTGTCGAGAAGCTGATTGGCCAGCTGGTAGACTCCAAGGAGCAGACTGAGCTTCTCAATGCCACAGCGCTGCAGCCTCTAGATGTCAATGCTGATG AGGTTGCCAGTGAAGATCCGTCCAAATCAGTCAAGAGACCCAAAAGAG gccagaGAAAAGCCACCACTGCCAAAGGATCAAAGAAGCCTAGTAGAACAGCAGAGTCCtcagaggagag TGATGGGGAGAACGTTCCGGATTCCGTCCCAGCTGTTCGGCAGTCTCGTAGGGCCAAAACTGCTGCCCTGGAGAAGACCCGGCTAGACCTCAGCGCGCTCATCAACCAGGAGGCCAACACGTCATAG